A genomic segment from Flavobacterium sp. 9R encodes:
- a CDS encoding amino acid permease yields the protein MALKGLFRKKTVQDILKQVEKNNLDGHEALGKHLTARDLTAFGIAAIVGAGIFSTIGKASADGGPAVIFLFLFTAVACSFAAFAYAEFASMVPVSGSAYTYSYVAFGELIAWIIGWALIMEYAVGNITVAISWSDYFTGLLESGGITMPQWVQMDYLTASNGFKDATALMQGGKSFENLSAATQAAYTAWTTCPTIGSFHLVADLPALLIIVLITALVYRGMKESRNASNLMVAIKVCIVLLVIAVGIFYVDTANWSPFAPNGITGVLKGVSAVFFAYIGFDAISTTAEECKDPQRDLPKGMMWAIILCTLLYIAIALVLTGMVSYNQLNVGDPLAFVFDKLDLKWMSGIIAVSAVIAMASVLLVFQMGQPRIWMSMSRDGLLPKKFSTVHPKFKTPSFATIVTGFVVAVPALFLNLTMVTDLCSIGTLFAFVLVCAGVLSLQNKTDIPRGKFKTPYVNSKFIMPVLMIIGLVFAFGFNEKATMDFITNKTQVNSPSSIITSLNKEETKLVSDYLIALEGEKAAEASSDLENLLSKHAEDDVKYESVVAGLPVSDAIKYESGFALFKHKIPMWIFLFSLIGLCVWAYKQNLSLIPLLGLICCLYMMAELSVWNWIYFGIWLLIGLVIYFSFSRKNSKLNTEAR from the coding sequence ATGGCATTAAAAGGTTTATTTAGAAAAAAGACAGTTCAAGACATTTTAAAGCAAGTTGAGAAAAATAATTTGGACGGGCATGAAGCTTTAGGAAAGCACTTAACAGCTCGTGATCTTACTGCTTTTGGTATTGCTGCTATTGTAGGAGCAGGGATTTTTAGTACCATAGGTAAAGCGAGTGCAGACGGCGGTCCAGCGGTTATTTTCTTATTTTTGTTTACAGCTGTTGCTTGTAGTTTTGCAGCGTTTGCTTATGCCGAATTCGCTTCTATGGTTCCAGTTTCTGGTAGTGCTTATACTTATTCTTATGTAGCTTTTGGTGAATTGATTGCATGGATAATTGGTTGGGCTTTGATTATGGAATATGCAGTAGGTAACATAACCGTAGCAATATCTTGGAGTGATTACTTTACGGGGCTTTTAGAAAGCGGCGGGATTACGATGCCACAGTGGGTTCAAATGGATTATTTGACAGCTTCAAATGGTTTTAAAGACGCGACTGCTTTAATGCAAGGCGGAAAGTCTTTTGAAAATTTATCAGCAGCCACTCAAGCTGCTTACACTGCGTGGACAACTTGTCCAACTATTGGTTCTTTCCATTTAGTAGCCGATTTGCCAGCACTTTTGATTATCGTCTTGATTACTGCTTTAGTGTACCGTGGAATGAAAGAATCTCGAAATGCTAGTAATTTAATGGTTGCAATTAAGGTTTGTATCGTTTTATTGGTGATAGCTGTTGGAATCTTTTATGTTGATACTGCTAATTGGTCTCCGTTTGCTCCTAATGGTATTACTGGTGTTTTAAAAGGTGTTTCTGCTGTGTTTTTTGCCTATATTGGTTTTGATGCAATTTCTACTACTGCAGAAGAGTGTAAAGATCCTCAACGCGATTTACCAAAAGGTATGATGTGGGCTATAATACTATGTACATTATTATACATTGCAATTGCGCTAGTTTTAACAGGTATGGTAAGCTATAATCAATTGAATGTTGGTGATCCATTGGCCTTTGTGTTTGATAAATTAGATTTAAAATGGATGTCTGGAATTATTGCAGTTTCAGCTGTAATTGCTATGGCGAGTGTTTTATTGGTTTTTCAAATGGGACAACCTCGTATTTGGATGAGTATGAGTCGTGATGGTTTGTTGCCAAAGAAATTTTCTACCGTGCATCCTAAATTTAAAACACCTTCTTTTGCAACAATAGTTACCGGTTTTGTAGTAGCTGTGCCAGCTTTGTTTTTAAACTTGACAATGGTTACAGATTTGTGTAGTATCGGAACATTATTCGCTTTTGTTTTAGTATGTGCTGGTGTGTTGTCTTTGCAAAATAAAACAGATATTCCTCGTGGTAAGTTCAAAACTCCTTATGTGAATTCAAAGTTTATTATGCCTGTTTTAATGATAATAGGTCTTGTTTTTGCTTTTGGATTTAATGAAAAAGCGACTATGGATTTTATTACTAATAAGACACAAGTAAATTCACCTTCTTCTATTATTACTTCGTTGAATAAAGAAGAAACTAAATTGGTTTCTGATTATTTAATTGCATTAGAAGGAGAAAAAGCAGCGGAAGCTTCTTCTGACCTTGAAAACTTATTGAGCAAACATGCAGAAGATGATGTTAAATATGAAAGCGTAGTGGCTGGATTACCAGTTTCTGATGCTATTAAATACGAAAGTGGTTTTGCTTTGTTTAAGCATAAAATACCTATGTGGATTTTCTTATTCTCTTTAATAGGATTGTGTGTTTGGGCATACAAGCAGAATTTGTCATTAATTCCATTGTTAGGCTTAATTTGTTGTTTGTACATGATGGCTGAATTGAGTGTGTGGAATTGGATATACTTTGGAATTTGGTTGTTAATTGGTTTGGTTATTTATTTTAGCTTTAGCCGAAAAAATAGTAAATTGAATACTGAAGCTCGCTAA
- a CDS encoding peroxiredoxin, which produces MSLVGKKFPSIAVDAISEMGDNLKINIFEEAVNNNKKVLLFWYPKDFTFVCPTELHAFQAALPEFEKRNTIVIGASCDTNEVHFAWLNTPKNNGGIEGVTYPILADTNRNLANILGILDIESTSYSEETDSVILEGSNVTYRATYLIDETGKIFHESVNDMPLGRNVNEYLRMVDAYTHIQVKGEVCPANWEAGKEAMSADRKSTAEYLSLN; this is translated from the coding sequence ATGTCATTAGTAGGTAAAAAATTTCCAAGTATTGCGGTTGATGCTATCTCTGAAATGGGAGACAATTTGAAAATCAACATTTTTGAAGAAGCTGTAAACAACAACAAAAAAGTATTGTTGTTCTGGTACCCAAAAGATTTCACTTTTGTATGTCCAACAGAATTACACGCTTTTCAAGCCGCTTTACCAGAATTTGAAAAAAGAAATACAATTGTAATTGGTGCTTCTTGCGATACTAACGAAGTACACTTTGCTTGGTTGAACACACCAAAAAACAATGGTGGCATCGAGGGAGTAACTTACCCAATCTTGGCTGATACTAACAGAAACTTGGCTAACATTTTAGGTATTTTGGATATCGAATCTACTAGCTACAGCGAAGAAACCGATTCTGTAATCCTTGAAGGTTCTAACGTAACGTACAGAGCTACTTATTTGATTGACGAAACTGGAAAAATTTTCCATGAAAGTGTTAACGATATGCCATTAGGTCGTAACGTAAACGAATACTTACGTATGGTAGATGCTTACACGCACATTCAAGTAAAAGGTGAAGTTTGTCCTGCTAACTGGGAAGCTGGTAAAGAAGCAATGAGTGCAGATAGAAAAAGTACTGCTGAATACTTAAGCTTAAACTAA
- a CDS encoding KilA-N domain-containing protein, with product MAKLNVQGKEITIIQSNNQDYISITDMLKAKDGDFFISDWLRNRNTIEYLGIWERIHNSNFNYGEFAIIKSQAGLNNYKLSVKEWVEKTNAIGIKATSGRYGGTYAHQDIAFEFGMWISPEFKIYLVKEFQRLKSEENSLNKLEWNLQRTISKINYRIHTDAIKENLVPKSLTPHQKKLIYADEADILNVALFGKTAKEWRSENQNEKGNIRDTATIEQLVVLSNLESINAMLISQKNNQQERLIKLNEIAIIQMKSLVNSKALSNKTK from the coding sequence ATGGCAAAATTAAACGTACAAGGAAAAGAGATAACAATAATTCAATCCAATAATCAAGATTATATTTCTATCACTGATATGTTGAAAGCTAAAGATGGAGATTTTTTTATATCGGATTGGTTAAGAAACAGAAATACTATAGAATATTTAGGTATTTGGGAGCGAATTCATAATTCAAATTTTAATTATGGCGAATTCGCCATAATTAAAAGTCAAGCAGGCTTAAATAACTACAAATTAAGTGTAAAAGAATGGGTAGAAAAAACTAATGCAATTGGCATTAAAGCTACCTCTGGGAGATACGGTGGTACTTATGCTCATCAAGATATAGCTTTTGAATTTGGAATGTGGATAAGTCCAGAATTCAAAATTTATTTGGTTAAAGAATTCCAAAGATTAAAATCAGAAGAGAACAGCCTAAATAAACTTGAATGGAATTTACAAAGAACTATTTCTAAAATAAATTATAGAATTCATACAGATGCCATAAAGGAAAATTTAGTTCCAAAAAGCTTAACTCCTCATCAAAAAAAATTAATTTATGCTGATGAAGCTGACATTTTAAATGTGGCTCTTTTTGGTAAGACTGCCAAGGAATGGCGTAGCGAAAATCAAAATGAAAAAGGTAACATAAGAGATACAGCAACAATTGAACAACTTGTTGTTCTATCTAATCTTGAAAGTATTAACGCAATGCTAATATCACAAAAAAATAATCAGCAAGAAAGATTAATAAAATTGAATGAAATAGCCATTATACAAATGAAATCTCTTGTAAATTCAAAGGCATTATCCAATAAAACTAAGTAA
- a CDS encoding anhydro-N-acetylmuramic acid kinase: MNPNIQSLITVSQKSVRNIIGLMSGTSLDGLDVAYCKISGSGTSTKAEVVHFTTFPYDEETKSEIRKVFAQKTIDFQHLALLNEWIGIKHGEIVLDCLQQWKLNTSDVDLIASHGQTVMHAPKSLHQQNKFPNATLQIGDGDHLAVTTQCITVSDFRQKHLAAGGEGAPLAVYGDYFLFNSTTENRILLNIGGISNFTLLPKSGSFDSIFVTDTGTGNTLMDAYTRLHFPNQDYDIDAAIAKTGKVNQPLLQKLKSDAFFSASFPKSTGPELFSLAFLNKAQNESDTTSIPVADVLATLTQFTAETIAEAILKVTATQIEKNTATTVYISGGGFHNPLIMKYLEKLLPFAIASTTSLGINGDAKEALLFAILANETICGNLNSSKKNNSIPAISMGKISFPR, encoded by the coding sequence ATGAATCCAAATATCCAATCTTTGATTACCGTTTCGCAAAAATCAGTACGAAATATTATTGGTCTAATGTCAGGAACATCACTTGATGGATTGGACGTTGCTTATTGCAAGATTTCTGGATCAGGAACCTCAACTAAAGCGGAAGTAGTGCATTTTACAACTTTTCCTTATGACGAGGAAACCAAATCAGAAATAAGAAAAGTTTTTGCTCAAAAGACAATCGATTTTCAGCATTTAGCTTTGCTAAATGAATGGATAGGCATAAAACACGGCGAAATTGTCTTGGATTGTTTACAACAATGGAAATTAAACACTTCAGATGTTGATTTGATTGCATCACATGGACAAACTGTTATGCACGCTCCCAAAAGTCTCCACCAACAAAATAAATTTCCCAATGCAACTTTACAAATTGGCGACGGAGATCATCTTGCTGTAACTACGCAATGCATTACAGTTTCTGATTTTAGACAAAAACATTTAGCCGCTGGAGGAGAAGGCGCTCCTCTGGCTGTGTATGGAGATTATTTTTTATTTAATTCTACTACTGAAAATAGAATATTACTCAATATTGGTGGAATTTCAAATTTTACCTTACTACCAAAATCAGGTTCATTTGATTCCATTTTTGTTACCGATACGGGTACAGGAAATACGCTAATGGATGCCTACACTCGTTTACACTTCCCAAATCAAGATTACGATATAGACGCAGCTATTGCAAAAACTGGCAAAGTAAATCAACCCTTATTACAGAAATTAAAAAGTGACGCTTTTTTCAGTGCCTCATTCCCAAAAAGCACAGGTCCTGAACTATTTAGCCTTGCTTTTCTTAACAAAGCACAAAACGAATCGGATACTACTTCTATACCTGTTGCTGATGTTTTAGCAACACTAACACAATTTACCGCCGAAACTATTGCTGAAGCTATCTTAAAAGTAACAGCTACACAAATTGAAAAAAACACCGCAACTACTGTTTATATTTCAGGTGGTGGCTTTCACAATCCATTAATAATGAAATACTTAGAAAAATTACTTCCATTCGCAATTGCATCAACAACTTCACTCGGAATTAATGGAGATGCTAAAGAAGCATTGCTATTTGCAATCCTTGCCAATGAAACCATTTGTGGAAACTTAAACAGTTCTAAAAAGAATAACAGCATCCCAGCAATAAGTATGGGAAAAATCTCATTTCCAAGATAA
- a CDS encoding class I SAM-dependent methyltransferase produces the protein MNTLFTDKMASVYDAMYQTFIDYNEEYDFYNTIIQKYESQSTLEIGSGTGNLALRFFQNNQKYLGLDASEDMIAIAKKRTSKSTFIHGDMREFTLENPVDSILITGRSTSYLISNEDVYYCFDSVHQNLNNEGVFVFDFIDANRYIPYCENNKSIIHKANCEGILHYRDSNWKLTTADNFLMEWTATYYTIQDNEKEVIAEDFSTVRVFTLNEIELFLFMKGFEILEVIDRKTYAFDTYVIVAKKKKK, from the coding sequence ATGAATACATTATTTACAGATAAAATGGCTAGTGTATACGATGCTATGTATCAAACTTTCATTGATTATAACGAAGAATATGACTTCTACAATACTATTATTCAGAAATACGAAAGTCAATCAACTCTAGAAATTGGTAGTGGCACAGGAAACTTAGCACTTCGTTTTTTTCAAAACAATCAAAAGTATTTGGGGCTTGACGCAAGTGAGGATATGATTGCAATTGCCAAAAAAAGAACTTCGAAAAGTACGTTTATTCATGGCGACATGAGAGAGTTTACATTAGAAAATCCAGTTGATTCCATCCTCATCACTGGTCGCTCTACTAGCTATTTAATTTCTAATGAAGACGTCTATTATTGCTTTGACTCGGTTCACCAAAATCTTAATAACGAAGGTGTATTTGTGTTTGACTTTATTGATGCAAATAGGTATATTCCTTATTGTGAAAACAACAAAAGCATCATTCATAAAGCGAATTGTGAAGGAATCCTGCATTACAGAGACAGTAATTGGAAACTTACCACGGCGGATAATTTTTTGATGGAATGGACTGCTACTTATTACACTATCCAAGATAACGAAAAAGAGGTGATAGCAGAAGATTTTTCTACGGTTAGAGTTTTTACTTTAAATGAAATTGAACTTTTCCTTTTTATGAAAGGATTTGAAATTCTTGAAGTAATAGACAGAAAAACTTATGCATTTGACACCTATGTTATTGTTGCAAAAAAGAAAAAAAAGTAG
- a CDS encoding glycoside hydrolase family 10 protein has product MTKNKVLPLLFILLLSIITKGNAQKKDHYPKNEFRGVWIATVVNIDWPKKSNDSVAKQKADYLQILDTYQKLNYNAVIVQIRSVGDAFYPSELAPWSRFLTGKEGKAPTPYYDALEWMIEEAHKRGFEFHAWLNPYRATFDLNKAQLSPNHDIFKYPQWMITYGGKMYYNPALPEVQNHLVKVVEEVVMKYDIDAIHFDDYFYPYKIKGEEFNDADSFKKYGNGMNLEDWRRNNVTTFVKSIHSAIKNHKPWVQFGISPFGVWRNKSMDPKGSDTQSGQTNYDDLYADPILWMQNKWIDYLLPQLYWSIDHKTASYAKLLKWWSENTNGVNLYMGNSTYKIKGDSDKKWNNIHEIPNQIDLTRSYANVQGNAFYSAKWFINTHQDVAQLLQNHQYKYPAIPLPVPNSKHVVIDTPVVNKIEIDSVNCTFTLPMPLNTKIRYVVVYSAKRDSKIDLQEASQIMTKYFVDPKATIINFSIPLSDIDKNKAFALTFIDFYGNESKETIIDLPKED; this is encoded by the coding sequence ATGACCAAAAATAAAGTATTACCTCTACTATTTATTTTATTACTATCTATCATTACCAAAGGGAACGCTCAGAAAAAAGATCATTATCCCAAAAATGAATTTAGAGGTGTTTGGATTGCTACTGTCGTAAATATTGATTGGCCCAAAAAAAGTAATGATTCTGTTGCTAAACAAAAAGCGGATTATTTACAAATTCTTGATACCTATCAAAAACTCAACTATAATGCGGTTATCGTTCAAATTCGAAGCGTGGGAGATGCCTTCTATCCTTCAGAATTAGCTCCTTGGTCTCGCTTTTTGACTGGAAAAGAAGGAAAAGCTCCTACCCCATATTACGATGCTTTGGAATGGATGATTGAAGAAGCCCACAAGAGAGGATTCGAATTCCACGCTTGGCTTAATCCCTATCGTGCCACTTTCGACTTGAATAAAGCGCAACTTAGCCCTAATCACGATATTTTTAAGTACCCACAATGGATGATTACTTATGGTGGGAAAATGTATTATAACCCAGCATTACCTGAAGTTCAAAATCATTTAGTAAAGGTGGTTGAAGAAGTTGTAATGAAATATGATATTGATGCCATTCATTTTGATGATTACTTTTATCCTTATAAAATTAAAGGAGAAGAATTTAACGATGCTGATTCTTTCAAAAAATACGGTAATGGAATGAATCTCGAAGATTGGCGTAGAAACAATGTAACTACATTTGTAAAAAGCATTCACTCTGCCATTAAGAATCACAAACCTTGGGTACAATTTGGCATTAGCCCTTTTGGTGTTTGGAGAAATAAATCGATGGACCCTAAAGGTTCCGATACACAATCAGGACAAACCAATTATGATGATTTGTATGCCGACCCTATTCTTTGGATGCAAAATAAATGGATAGATTATCTATTGCCTCAATTGTATTGGAGCATTGACCACAAAACGGCTTCTTATGCCAAACTACTAAAATGGTGGTCAGAAAACACCAATGGTGTTAATCTCTATATGGGAAACAGCACCTACAAAATCAAAGGTGATTCGGATAAAAAATGGAACAACATTCACGAAATTCCCAATCAAATTGATTTGACTAGAAGCTATGCTAATGTACAAGGAAATGCATTTTATAGCGCTAAATGGTTTATCAATACTCATCAAGACGTCGCACAATTGCTACAAAATCATCAGTATAAATATCCTGCAATTCCGTTGCCTGTTCCCAATTCAAAACACGTCGTGATAGATACACCTGTAGTTAATAAAATTGAAATTGATTCGGTAAATTGCACTTTTACTTTACCAATGCCTTTGAATACCAAAATTCGTTATGTAGTGGTGTATAGTGCCAAACGAGACTCTAAAATTGACCTTCAAGAAGCTAGTCAAATTATGACTAAATATTTTGTCGACCCAAAAGCAACAATAATCAATTTTAGCATTCCGCTAAGTGACATAGACAAAAACAAAGCTTTTGCTCTTACTTTCATTGACTTTTATGGCAATGAAAGCAAAGAAACCATCATTGATTTACCCAAAGAAGACTAA
- a CDS encoding MFS transporter → MKSEKNPWYWIPLLNFASGFPYAIIISVSVLMYKNLGISNEDIGMFTSLLYLPWVIKPLWSPFIDLHATKRKWFLAMQLVISIAFLIVGLTIPMQHFFVLSLALFWVGAFASASNDVAIDGFYLLALTKDKQSFFLGIRSTFYRLSMLTANGLIVLLAGFLEEKYGDKSKAWSYTMLVVALIMIFITVYNFFMTPNPEIEQEYIKSNANHKGSFTEVFVTFFQKKQIGLILTFILVYRLGESQLMKMLSPFLVDDVAKGGMGLSTEDVGIIYGTFGVAALVIGGIIGGVVISRDGLGKWMLPMILTMHLPIIGFVYLSHYHPSEIVNIHFEFLKIIFDYNLNPHITAVVVIEQFGYGFGFAAFLMYLIYVAEGESKTSHYSIATGFMALGMMLPGMASGYIQEYLGYGNFFIWVFLATIPGIILSRFLIFPYDFGKKES, encoded by the coding sequence ATGAAATCAGAAAAAAATCCTTGGTATTGGATACCACTTTTGAATTTTGCATCAGGTTTTCCGTATGCCATAATCATATCTGTATCTGTTTTGATGTACAAAAATTTAGGCATCAGCAATGAAGATATTGGAATGTTTACTAGTTTACTCTACTTGCCTTGGGTGATTAAACCGCTTTGGAGCCCATTTATCGATTTGCACGCTACCAAAAGAAAATGGTTTTTGGCGATGCAATTGGTCATTTCGATTGCTTTTTTAATCGTTGGATTAACCATTCCGATGCAACATTTTTTTGTATTGAGTTTGGCTTTATTTTGGGTGGGTGCTTTTGCTTCAGCTTCAAATGATGTAGCTATTGATGGATTCTATTTATTGGCGCTAACCAAAGACAAACAATCTTTTTTCTTAGGGATCCGCAGTACTTTTTACCGTTTATCTATGCTTACTGCCAATGGCTTAATTGTACTTTTGGCTGGATTTTTAGAAGAAAAATACGGAGACAAAAGCAAAGCTTGGTCTTATACTATGCTCGTGGTGGCATTGATTATGATTTTCATCACGGTCTACAACTTTTTTATGACGCCAAACCCAGAAATTGAACAGGAATACATAAAAAGCAATGCCAATCATAAAGGAAGTTTTACCGAAGTATTTGTTACTTTTTTCCAAAAGAAACAAATAGGATTGATTCTGACATTTATATTAGTATATCGTCTTGGAGAATCACAATTGATGAAGATGCTTTCTCCTTTTTTGGTTGATGATGTAGCCAAAGGCGGAATGGGATTAAGTACCGAAGATGTTGGGATTATTTACGGAACCTTTGGGGTAGCTGCTCTAGTTATTGGCGGAATCATTGGCGGAGTCGTCATCTCGAGAGACGGTTTAGGAAAATGGATGCTCCCAATGATTTTAACGATGCATTTGCCAATTATTGGGTTTGTTTATTTATCCCATTATCATCCTTCAGAAATAGTTAATATACATTTTGAATTCTTAAAGATTATATTTGATTATAATTTAAATCCACACATTACTGCGGTCGTTGTGATTGAACAATTTGGTTATGGCTTTGGTTTTGCGGCTTTCTTAATGTATTTAATTTACGTAGCCGAAGGAGAATCCAAAACCTCTCACTACTCTATCGCTACTGGATTTATGGCTTTAGGAATGATGCTTCCCGGAATGGCAAGTGGTTATATTCAAGAGTATTTGGGCTATGGTAACTTCTTTATTTGGGTGTTTTTAGCAACAATTCCGGGGATTATTTTATCTCGCTTTTTGATTTTTCCTTATGATTTTGGAAAAAAAGAAAGTTAA
- a CDS encoding glycoside hydrolase family 3 protein encodes MTTEQKIGQFFFPAVFINDSEENIQATEHLIREYNIGGLTFFHSRASAATNYEGNKKIEFNDESYERLKALIIRYQKAAKTPLLMSIDAEWGLAMRVEKTPQYPYAITLGAVPVADKELVYEIGKQIGKDLKSAGIHYNLAPLADINTDPNNPVIGYRSFGEDKNKVGTFALEYLKGMTVAGILGCLKHFPGHGNTNVDSHLGLPVLNETLDELLSNELVPFIKGIENKVDSIMIGHLAVPALNNGANTSATLSKAVIEGLLRERLEYDGLVISDALNMHSVSKLYPTKGILEWEAFNAGNDVLCFAENVPEGIQEILKRANIARIEASFERIWKCKVQAGLITDSKFEETDLDWNSTAVINQKCAEKAITLVKKDSNSSITDFINNGGRIAKVSVYRESDNPFFEGLENTIQGDSFSITLGEENLEEKLQAIDKYDTLMIALFVPKAKPLANFEIEDAIITWLSEVVLTKKVVLHLFGNPYALQVLPNIMAAKIVVVAYQDLIEFQEVAAQKIVLNQAYEGTLPVTLLLK; translated from the coding sequence ATGACAACCGAACAAAAAATAGGACAATTCTTTTTTCCCGCCGTATTTATTAACGACAGCGAGGAAAACATTCAGGCAACAGAGCATTTAATTCGTGAATACAATATTGGCGGCTTAACCTTTTTTCACAGTCGAGCTAGTGCGGCTACCAATTATGAAGGCAACAAAAAAATTGAATTCAATGATGAGAGTTACGAACGATTAAAAGCCTTAATTATACGTTACCAAAAAGCTGCAAAAACACCGCTTTTAATGAGTATAGATGCAGAATGGGGCTTGGCAATGCGCGTTGAAAAAACACCTCAATATCCTTATGCCATTACACTTGGAGCTGTTCCTGTAGCAGATAAAGAATTGGTCTATGAAATAGGAAAACAAATTGGAAAGGACTTAAAATCGGCTGGTATTCATTACAACTTAGCTCCTTTGGCGGACATAAATACCGACCCAAACAATCCTGTAATTGGGTATCGTTCTTTTGGAGAAGACAAAAACAAAGTCGGCACCTTTGCTTTAGAATATTTGAAAGGAATGACAGTTGCTGGGATTTTGGGTTGCTTAAAACACTTCCCAGGTCACGGCAATACCAATGTCGATTCCCATTTGGGATTACCCGTTCTGAATGAGACCTTAGACGAATTACTGTCGAATGAATTAGTTCCTTTCATTAAAGGAATTGAAAACAAAGTCGACTCCATAATGATTGGGCATTTGGCGGTTCCTGCTCTTAACAATGGAGCAAATACTTCGGCTACACTTTCTAAAGCAGTGATTGAAGGTTTACTTAGAGAACGATTGGAATACGATGGTTTGGTGATTTCGGATGCATTGAATATGCATAGTGTTTCCAAACTATACCCAACTAAAGGGATTTTAGAATGGGAAGCGTTTAATGCTGGAAACGATGTGTTGTGTTTTGCAGAAAATGTACCCGAAGGGATTCAGGAAATTTTAAAAAGAGCTAACATCGCAAGGATTGAAGCCAGTTTTGAACGTATTTGGAAATGCAAAGTACAAGCTGGATTGATTACCGATAGCAAATTTGAAGAAACTGATTTAGACTGGAATTCTACAGCTGTAATCAACCAAAAATGTGCTGAAAAAGCCATCACATTAGTAAAAAAAGACAGCAACTCATCTATAACTGATTTTATCAACAATGGTGGACGGATAGCAAAAGTGAGTGTGTATAGAGAGAGTGACAATCCGTTCTTTGAAGGATTAGAAAATACGATTCAGGGAGATTCTTTTTCGATTACATTGGGAGAGGAAAATCTGGAGGAAAAACTACAAGCAATAGACAAATATGACACTTTGATGATTGCTTTATTTGTGCCAAAAGCCAAACCTTTAGCCAATTTTGAAATTGAAGATGCAATTATTACTTGGCTAAGTGAAGTGGTGTTGACTAAAAAAGTGGTCTTGCATTTGTTTGGGAATCCGTATGCGCTACAAGTGCTTCCGAATATTATGGCAGCCAAAATTGTTGTCGTAGCCTATCAAGACCTTATTGAATTTCAAGAAGTAGCGGCACAAAAAATAGTATTGAACCAAGCATACGAAGGAACTTTGCCCGTGACTTTACTTTTGAAATAA
- a CDS encoding co-chaperone YbbN — protein sequence MLIELNEDTLGALVAQNEKVVVQYSASWCGNCRIMKPKFKKMATENENLTFVLVDAENSPESRKLANVSNLPTFATFVGGKLVNETQTNKAEVLADLVKEIA from the coding sequence ATGTTAATCGAATTAAACGAAGATACGTTAGGTGCTTTGGTAGCACAAAACGAAAAAGTAGTGGTTCAATACTCGGCTTCTTGGTGTGGTAATTGCAGAATTATGAAGCCAAAATTCAAAAAAATGGCCACTGAAAACGAAAATCTAACGTTTGTTTTGGTGGATGCTGAAAATTCACCTGAATCTAGAAAGTTAGCCAATGTGAGTAACTTACCTACTTTTGCAACGTTTGTTGGAGGAAAATTAGTTAACGAAACACAGACTAATAAAGCAGAAGTTTTAGCCGATTTAGTAAAAGAAATCGCTTAA